The genomic region AAAAACCCGTTATCCGCGCCAGGAAGCTCATATATATGGTCAACGTAGGATGAGTTATCCGGTAATGCATACCTTGGTATCCTTTTATGAGTATAAGTTGTACTTGAGCCGCTCCCATCAGTCGCCCCACCTGATAATGTATCATAGCTTAGACTGAAAACATCAGTCAATTCGTTCTTTTTGTACAAGGCTATTTTATTAGAGTCTCCTGTCACGCACATAGTTTTACCATCATGTGATATAGCCGTGTTATTCAATGCAAATTTAAGATCAGCAAATCTCCGTTTCAAGACAAAATCACTATTATTAATTTCACATTGATATAAATGCCCGTCATTATTGCAAGTGTAAAGATCAAATTGGTTATTGGAAGATTCATATAATTCCACGCAATTATTAATGTACTGACCCAACTTGCTGGTCATCGAAATATTTGTCTTTTTGTTATAGAGGGAAATTATCCCTTTCCATTGTCTGGTGTTGCTGTAAGCAGTGTGATCCGAAAGAATATTAGAGGTTGCTATTTTCACACAGTTTACATCCATTGATCTTTCTTCCGGGGATATGAACCCTTGTTCATAATTACCCATAGGCCGGGAAGGAATGTACCCGTTGTCATCATTCCCAATATGTCCACCACAAACTATCAATCCATTTTTCTCATTGAAGGACCTTGGCTTAAAGGGAAATTCTGCTACTCTATTGGTTGCCGCATGAAAATCATTGGTATACGGTACTCGACCTACTGACGTAGAATACCGCCTTTTCCTTACTCCTGCATCTCCTGAGAGAGTTCTGGTATCTAAAGACCTTATTGAATGATCAAATATGTAGTACACCGATCCAGGGTTCAAAGTATCAGCAGTTATGCAATTTCGTAGTTGCCAATGATTTATTGACACTTTAGCATCAAATagcttcaaagaattcatcaTATAATGTTGATGGACCCTGGGTCCGTCAGAAGGCACATTCAAGTTATATCGTTGATCTATAGTCATTCTTGTAATGGCATTCAAGCAGCACTATCGCTTGTTTTTATCCAATTCGGATAAAATATGCTTTCGTTTCGTTCTTCCGATTGTCTTTATAATAAACACAAAACTAATAAAAACACCCTTAATTTTGGTTGGCAAATAGCAAATTGAATGTACAGTTGAAAATCAGTTGTGAAAGAAGCGCTCTAGTAGCCAGGTAATATAACACCGAATATGTACTTCTAGTTGAGTCCTCTTACTCTTTTGACATTTTCCTTTTACTAAGTTTATATATCTTATATAAGGggatttcaaattatcatcAGCTCAGTTGACTATTATGACTGGATGACTCTGTGAAAtgcaaattcaaaaacaaaacaaaaaaaccCCTAGAAAGGTCACGTGATCGAAATGCTTTTCAGAAGACTAGTGCAGCGTTGACGGCTTATGTATGCAGCGTAAAATGCATACTGAGATTTAAGTTAAGTTATTACACAAAATGGTAATAGATATATACCAGATATTAGATTTTTGAGTTTTAAACAGGTTCGTTAGGAGAGCGTAGGCGATGTTATTCGTTGTTTTTAGATTTTAGTATTGTTACGATTTTAAGGACATTAGTGCGATGGCAGCATCTTGATCACGAGGACTAGCAGACGTTGGAGAAGAACCGTGTTCACGGAGAGTTTCCGCTCCAATTGCTTGCCAATCTTCTTCGTCTGTATCAGAATGTATATcgttttcttgttcttgtgAGTGGTTTTGCTTGTGGAGATGAGACGCCAAGGTAGATCTAATCGATGATTCGTTTGTAAATGAGAGACGAGACTCTCTTCTGGAAGAAGTAATGTGACTGATGAATTcgttttcagtttcagaGCCACTCAAGTGTACCATGCTCTTGTTACGGTGATCAGAATGGGTTGAGATCCGTCTAAGTGAAGGATCAGATAAAAGGGTTTCGCTACCGTTAGAATGCGTTAGAGACGCGAAAGAAGATCTATACGGCTTTGTCACAGACGAAGACCTTTTCTTATTGGAGGAAGTTTGAGAGTGTCGTTGACGTTGAATACTTCTTGAACCACTTCTGGATCCGTTCTTTAATTTTGTTCTAACTGCCATTTCCAATTCGTTTGGAGGGGAATTGTTATCGCTTATTACGCTTGACTGGCGTCGTCTAAATCCATCTTGATTTAGTCTATAGGAGTTAaactcatcatcatcatcatcatcgtaGTATCtgttatcatcttcttcatcgtcatcggAAACTATTACGTTTTCATCGAGGAAAGTGGATGTAGCAGCCGAACCGGCTTTCGCAACTTTTAGGGGTAATTGAGCTGTTGCCGCCGTGCCAACTGCACCTGCTGTAGAGTCAGCATTACCAATGGTATTTTTACTCGCACTTCTGCTGTTACCTGTATCTACAAGATATTTTCCATATACTGGAGACATTGCCGTTGGTGCCATAACCCCTGCACCACTGCTCCTCCTTCTTTCTGATGCCATCTGGTCCTTTATCTTTGAGTTTGCAATGTTCGTCAATTCACGTTGCTTGACGAAGTCTGCTGGATCTTCTACTTTTGCTGCTGACCATTGACCCCAACCGATTTTGGCAAAAACTACGCTATTAATCTCATCACCAGTTTCCAACGCACTAGTAATTAAACGTCTCTGTTTAGAAGCGGAAAGGTCAGCAAATTTCggaatttctttggataatGCCTTAGTAATGAACCTAATTGCCAAGGGACCTTTCTCCAAAAGTAATTGTGAAAGCTTTTCGGGTGTTACCTGCTGGGCTGCTTGTTGAGCTTCAGGGGAGGTAGTACTAATTGGTTTGTGAGCGAACGTCATCTTTTTAGCGTTCGATTGATAGTCCGTCGGAACTTGTCTTGTAGGTGATACTCCACTGGTGGGACTTACTACACGACTAATGGATTGATCAACATCAGATTTGGATATTTGACGTTGACCCATGGTAGAAccttcatttttcatcacAGGTGAGCTAACTTTACCAATATGCTTTGAAACGGTTTGAGCATCCTTTTGCTCGGCAACAACAGGTATTCCGGTACCATACTCACTATTAGCAGTATGTTTGAGTTCCTGAGGCTCTGTCATGGTTTTGTAGACAAAATCTATGGTATTCTTTCAAGTTATATTGCCGTGAAACTTCGCAGCACCACGAGGCCCTAAAATTCAAAGCCTgaacagaaaagaaaaggagaATACCACCAGCAATGAAACCAATGCTTTACACCTACTAATTTGAGGAACCTCTAGTCTCGCCTTATGAATTGTACAATTTCACACACCTAGTGTGAATAAACTTCTATCAGGATACAGGAGCAACTTGCTATATTTTGTTATCcaagatttttcaacacCGTATGTGTGTTATATTAATAACGCGTCTCTTttaaataatgaaaaatagacagaatttgacaaaaaattgaaaaaacCACAAAAATTCGAACGGTTTATGTAAGGTTCGAGTAAGCTTCAGGTAACTCTCCAGCCTGATGAGACAAATTACTTTACCAATCACTAAACTCTGAGATGACTACACTCTGAGCTAGCTTAGAGAAGCATCTAAAAATACATGTATGAGCTGATAAAGTTGCCGTTGTTCGAAAATAGAATGGCTTTCAAAAAAgtgggaaaaaaaaaaagtacCCTTTaaaaaattcttcttgattACGACCACACGCTTAATGTTATACCTCGTTTGCTCATATGTATACTCTAATGAATCATCGAAATGCATAACCATGACAATGCCTCGGAAGAATTCCCATTACCGGACCTCAAAGGAAAGAGAAGTGGGAAGgtgaacaaaaaaaaaggagAATATAGTCACGTGCATCGGGCAATTTCTGGAAATATGTCTCTTTCAAGCTTCGAACTTGGGATGCAATatcgaaatcatcatcactacGTACGATAGGCAGACTTACCCCCACTTCACCCTAGCAAAAAAATTTTCTCTCAAGCTGTCGTActgttttggtttttgtGTGTATTTTTCACCGCTCAATAGTTCTAACTGTCACTTTCAGTGGAAATAGTTCAGGTTATTTGCAGGGCATCAGATTTTTcgattttatttttcatcgatgaagtgaaaaataaaataaaaaaaaatatttcatcGTTCTTTCCAAAGAGACATTCGCTGTGTTGAACATGGAATACTCAGTCTTGATACAATATAATTCGTTTTCATAGCTTAATTGTTTTATaaaggttttcttttgtttgttCTGATTGTATAATTGTTTTAGCATTCACACCAAGCGAAATCAATCAATTACCATGTCCGTATGTTCAGGTTGTAATGTGGattgcaattttttttcaatatagGACcaagctttttttttctcactGCGAGTTGTTTTTAGTGCAAGCGGTGAACCTTTAGGTGCATATTCAGTGTTCTTTGGATCACTAGGGGTCTAAGATATTAATCAATTACCTCTGGGAGAAAGGCTTGGGCTTTTGCGGTCCAAAatattgttttttttttcatcctttatttttttggttttgtCTTTCCTTACTAACTGAAATAAAATCTCTTaacaaatccaaatctGCTTACTGAATTATCCACTTTTcgatttcatcttcaatggtGCAAAAGTAAAGTGTGAAAGAAAGTACAATTTGGATTGAATACGATAAGCgattcatttttttatgATTTAAACAGAACCCATTTGATTTATTAGGTAACGACGTTGAAGATACAactgttgttgtttctcCTCCAAAGGAAATCGTCAAGAAGAACacttcttccaagaagTCTGACGTTCCTCCACCATCTGCTGACCCATCTAAGGCCAGAAACAACAGACCAAAGCCAACTGGTAACGAAGCTGCTATCAGAGACAAGGCTGCTGGTAGACctcaaaacagaaacaaggATGCTCCAGCTACTACCAAGCCAAAGAGAGAAAACAGAAGATCCACTGACCGTCAAAACAGAACCGGTAAGACCGACACCTCCAAGAAGGTCAAGCAAGGCTGgggtgatgatgaaaaggaattggaCCAAGAACAAGCTGCCATCGCTGATGCTAACGCTGAATTGGCTGAAGATGCTGAAGAACAACCAGCTGACAACAAGAAGTCCTTGAAGGAATACTTGGAAGAACTAAAGGCTAACAGCTCCTTGGACGCTCCAGCTGCCAAGAAGGAAGTCGAATTCGATGGTACTCAATTGGAAGCTAAGGAAGCTGATGTCTTCGCTCCAGCTACCAAGGTCAAGAAGGTCAAGTCTAAGCAATTGAAGACTAAGCAATTTTTGGACTTCGATGTCACTTTCTCTGACTCTTTGCCAAAGCCAAGAGCTGACAGAAACACCAGAGGTAAGAGAGACTCTAGAAAGCCAAACCCAAAGCAACAAGAATCAAAGGCTCCTGCTGTCACCCACTTCCCATCTTTGGCTTAAAGTCGTTTGTTGAACTCTGCACAAGTTGATTAAATCCTGGAATACAAAGTGCACAAATTTATTCTGGAAAGCATTCGTACCGTTAGTGTTACCAAACAGAATGTTTTTTATGCGTCTATCAGTCAGGCTTCGATCTCTTTTTTGAGCACTCTTCTATATCTTACAGTATTGATTGCATTCTTTCGGttatattcaaaaaaacaaatatatAAAGATTGAAAGGTGCGTCCTTTAACTGTCCCTGCAAAGTACCGCAAAACTACATAAACATTACCACACATTATCTATAATATACGTTTATCGTCTTTTTGTCTATCTAAAGTCCTTATCCACAATTTAGTCCACAGTCCGCGtaaatttgataaattttAAAGGCTGCATATATCGTACGCAGATGGTGTGCAAGATCCGGTAattaagaaacaaatatTATTTAAATACAAATATAAATAGAAAAGCTGCCCGTTAGGAAATTTTTACCTGACTTTACGATGAGTGTAAAGTCAGCAGTTCGAggttcttttttttttttttctgtgCTCAATAGTTGGCTGTACTTTTCTTTACATGATCTAGGTAAAAACTTGGAATTACGTCTGCATATTTGAAGTGTCTTGAGTTTTCGATCATTCCAATTTCCCAATCACTTCTACTTCTATCTCTCATTTGTGATCCAAATTCATGTAGTCCATAGATCAACTCCTCATGCCCAATTTGACTGTCGCTATTTTCCCCAGTGACAATGCCATGAGCAATCCTAGCAACATCGTAAAGAATCTTTGCAGTTAATCCCCAAACATTTTTACAGAGAATACTGTTGAACTGTTCATCCCCAGAACTTTCATCTATAACATCTTTCACCCATTGTGATTCTCCAATATTTTCCATTGGATAGTAATAGTACCGAAGTGGCCATTTCAAACCACCCCATTTATAAATGTGCTGCTCGCGAGCAATATACTCAGGTTTATAACCCTTCCATTCCTTATGCTCATGGCATATCAGATCACTTAATGGGATAGAAAATAACGAGGAAGTTTCACCAGCGTTCAATTTGGCAAAGATTTTGGATATGTTTAACGGTTCTTCAAAACGTCTGCCGTTTTCAGAAGCAAATTTACTGTTATACATGAAACATACCAAGGGCTTGACACTAAGGAATGTCTTGGAAAGATAATGCGGTAGCGTTTCACATACTGGATCGATCTGTAAACCGTATTCATCACGTAATACAACGGGGTCCCTGGGTAAACCGATTTCCTCTTCCGTTTCCCGTAATGcaacttcttgaaatgaTTCGAAGCCATTATCAGCCTTCCCGCCAGGCAAAGACACTTGACCAGCAAAGGATCTCAATTTCCTAGATCGTTTAGTCAATAATACTCTAAGTTCACCCCTAGTACCGACAAATAGCAGAACCAGTACAGCGGATCTTCTACTGGCAGGCCAAGTACATGGAGTCGGAAGAGACAAATTCAGCCTGCTGAATTTAGACAAGTTGCCAATCATTCTACTCACTTGAACAATCATTACTATTCAAATCAAAGCGTTTTATATTGACGTGATACGATTCTTAGACTCTCGAAtgacaataataataataataataaggTCAAGTAATTGTCTTTCGGTAACACACTTTATCAATACCGGAATGCAGCTGTACcttaatttttcacttcgaAGGAAATCTGTGGTTGATGATGTCAGTAACGAAACTAGAATagaataaaagaaaattaaaaattcaagaaaaaaggTAAAAACAGGGAAAAATAATTTAATTTTGAAAGTgcaatatcaaaattaaacagaaacaaaaaaagcaaccgaaaaaatgaaaaaagtGATTGGGAAGAGGCCAAAGTCAAGTTAAAATGGGAAATTTTCTGATGATGGCTTTATAAGAGCAAGAAAAGAGCCAGCACTGAAACCCAGTATAGAGAATGAAACGATTTCACTATAAACGGCGATAACCCGCCACACTGAAATCCTTTTTTTGTACACTGGCATATACTATAACCATAACCTTCTTCGTTTCCTTCCCTTTCCTTGTTTTCCTGTTTCTGTGCTTTTTTTCTCCcgaatttctttgttggaGTTTCCCCGCTGTTTCCGTTGGAATACTAAGAAACGTttgagaaacaaaaatgaaatccGTGTGAATTAAGTTGGAGAAGCTACAGCTTCCACTATTGTTTTTCTTTAGTTATTGCCAGCGtacaaagaaataaaatTCTGCTGCTAGCACTAGCCAATTGAAATGCGATCCGATAGTGGTATCTCAAGTTTTTTGACCTTTGTTGTGCTACAAATCAAGAAAGGTGGAGATCTTTGCTCCACTGCGTCGCCCCAACATCCGTCGTTTATCGTATTTAAGCAGCAGCCGCACCACCCCAGTATATTAGTATATTCTACACAAAATATCTCACGAGAATGTTGCTTATCTTCCTATGTTTCTTAAACGAGGTGATTTGTGTTTACGATGGAGATCGGCGGCTATTTCGTTTGACGTGTTTTTTTAGGTTTgttcgtttttttttggtttgtTCATCTTTGTGACACACTAAATATAGAAGATTCACGAATTATAtttctatatatatatgtatataatCATTAGTATTTGAGGTCCACTTTCAAAGTGTACGATACCACAAACGGTAGagtgatgaagaggaaaatGTATTGTACCACGAATAGTACGGAAAGACAGTCCATTTGTAGATGTGGACCTTCCATTGGAGTGAAGAACGCTGTGAAATAGATTTGAGCAGTGGCTGATGGCATAGCAAAAGTTAGAATTATCACTAGTTTTGCTATATCTGACTCTATCCAGTTCATGTTAAATAT from Kluyveromyces lactis strain NRRL Y-1140 chromosome D complete sequence harbors:
- the STB3 gene encoding Stb3p (weakly similar to uniprot|Q12427 Saccharomyces cerevisiae YDR169C STB3 Protein that binds Sin3p in a two-hybrid assay), with the protein product MTEPQELKHTANSEYGTGIPVVAEQKDAQTVSKHIGKVSSPVMKNEGSTMGQRQISKSDVDQSISRVVSPTSGVSPTRQVPTDYQSNAKKMTFAHKPISTTSPEAQQAAQQVTPEKLSQLLLEKGPLAIRFITKALSKEIPKFADLSASKQRRLITSALETGDEINSVVFAKIGWGQWSAAKVEDPADFVKQRELTNIANSKIKDQMASERRRSSGAGVMAPTAMSPVYGKYLVDTGNSRSASKNTIGNADSTAGAVGTAATAQLPLKVAKAGSAATSTFLDENVIVSDDDEEDDNRYYDDDDDDEFNSYRLNQDGFRRRQSSVISDNNSPPNELEMAVRTKLKNGSRSGSRSIQRQRHSQTSSNKKRSSSVTKPYRSSFASLTHSNGSETLLSDPSLRRISTHSDHRNKSMVHLSGSETENEFISHITSSRRESRLSFTNESSIRSTLASHLHKQNHSQEQENDIHSDTDEEDWQAIGAETLREHGSSPTSASPRDQDAAIALMSLKS
- the PCD1 gene encoding 8-oxo-dGTP diphosphatase (similar to uniprot|Q12524 Saccharomyces cerevisiae YLR151C PCD1 Peroxisomal nudix pyrophosphatase with specificity for coenzyme A and CoA derivatives may function to remove potentially toxic oxidized CoA disulfide from peroxisomes to maintain the capacity for beta-oxidation of fatty acids), coding for MIVQVSRMIGNLSKFSRLNLSLPTPCTWPASRRSAVLVLLFVGTRGELRVLLTKRSRKLRSFAGQVSLPGGKADNGFESFQEVALRETEEEIGLPRDPVVLRDEYGLQIDPVCETLPHYLSKTFLSVKPLVCFMYNSKFASENGRRFEEPLNISKIFAKLNAGETSSLFSIPLSDLICHEHKEWKGYKPEYIAREQHIYKWGGLKWPLRYYYYPMENIGESQWVKDVIDESSGDEQFNSILCKNVWGLTAKILYDVARIAHGIVTGENSDSQIGHEELIYGLHEFGSQMRDRSRSDWEIGMIENSRHFKYADVIPSFYLDHVKKSTANY